TCGGCCTCGCGGCGTACGAGGTCGGCGTCGGCTACTCCCGACAGGAGCCGCTTGCCCGGCTGTCTCGAATGCCGATCGCCCAACTCGTCGATACCGTAGGACAGTCGGCGCATCTGGCGATCCTGCACGGCCGCGAAGTCGTGTACGTACTCGAGGAGCGAGCGCCCGGCAAGCCGCCGCTGGTCACCGACGTCGGTGTACGGCTACCTGCGGCACTGACCGCATCGGGACGGGCGATCCTCTCGACCCAGTCGGCGGCACAGGTACGCGCGCTCTTCCCCGACCGCCAGTCGTTTGTCGACCGGCACGGACGTGGCCCAGCCAGCCCGACCGCACTGCGGCACCTGCTCAGCGACACGCGTACGCGCGGCTTCGCAACCGAGGACGGCGAGGTGACGCCCGGATTCGTCTCGGTCGCGGTGGCGATCGACAGCCCGCCGGGAGCAGCCACTCTTGCCAGCGTCGCCGTTACCTACGACAGCCGCCGCGACTCCCCTGCGACCGACGAACTCGCCGCAGCCGTACGAGCTGCTGCCCAAGCGATCTCTGCCAGGCTGCGCGGCGCCTCCGCACGTACGCTCGGGCAGCACTGATTTCGCGTATGTCGTTTGCATTCGCGAACCCGTCGTTTTGTATCTATCGCACATAGCTCCAATAGGTTTGTACCTGTGCGTGATAGATCCCGAATCAGCACCGCAAGTTACCGGCGGGTAGGCTGAGTACGCAGACCTGCCCGAAGTCCACGGACCGAACACAGTAGCGTGCTGTCGGTGGATCCCCGGCCCTGAGGAGTGCCGACATGCAGATTGTCGCCATCGTCTTGTCATTGGCGATCACCGTGGTCACGATCCCGGTGATCGTCATGGCGATCATGCGGATGCTCGGTGTCATCCGTATGGGCCAACCGGCCATCGGCCGCAGCGACAACCCGGGCGCGCGTACGTTGACGATGCTCAAGGAGACCGTCCTCCACACGCGCATGCTGCAGTGGACCTGGGTCGGCGTGATGCATTGGTTCGCGTTCGCCGCGTTCATCTTCTTGAGCACCGCCGTCGGTGCTGCGTACTTCCAACTCTTCGACGTCGACTTCCAGTGGCCGATCGTCGGTCACTGGTACCCGTTCGAGTGGTTCAGCGAGTTCATCGGCCTGCTCGGTGCGATCGGCATCATCGTCTTGATCGTCTACCGCCAGGTGAAGCACCCGCGCAGGCTCGAGCGAGGCAGCCGCTTCTACGGCTCGACGTTCTGGCAGGCGTACTTCGTCGAGATCTTCGTGTTGGTCGAGAGCAGCGCGATCCTGTTCATCCGCGGAGCCGAGTACAACCTCGGTGTCGCCGCAGGCCACGACAACGCCACCCGCGCACATTTCCCGCTTTCGTCGTACATCGGCGACCTCTACCCGTCGTCGGTGACCGCCAACGAGAACCTCGTCTACGCGATCGCCGCCATCAAGGTCATCCTCGCGATGGTCTGGCTGCTGGTGATCGCACGCAACCTGACGATGGGCGTCGCCTGGCACCGTTTCACCGCGTGGTTCAACATCTGGTTCAAGCGCGAGTCCGACGGCGGCACGGCACTCGGCGGCCTCCGCCCGATCATGGTCGACGGCAAGCCGCTGGACTTCGAGAACATCGAGGAACTCGACGAAGACGCCGCACTCGGCGTCGGCAAGGTCGACGACTTCACCTGGAAGGGCATCCTCGACTTCACGACCTGTACGGAGTGTGGTCGCTGCCAGGATCAGTGCCCCGCATGGAACACCGAGAAGCCGCTGTCTCCCAAGCTCCTGATGATGGGACTGCGCGAACAGGCGTACGCGAAGGCAGGCGGCGACGAGTCCGCCGCCGAGCGCAGCCTGATCGGCAAGGGCGACGAGGACAGCTGGTTCTACAACCCCGACGGCGGTGACTTCGTCATCGACGAGGACGTGCTGTGGAGTTGTACGAGCTGCGGCGCGTGCGTGCAGCAGTGCCCGGTCGACATCGAGCATGTCGACCACATCGTCGACATGCGCCGCTACCAGGTGCTGGTCGAGTCGAACTTCCCGACCGAGCTGAACCAGCTGTTCAAAGGCCTTGAGAACAAGGGCAACCCCTGGAACATGTCGCCAAATGCGCGGATGGACTGGGCCAAGGATCTCGACTTCGAGGTCAAGCAGGTCGGCTCTGATGTCGAAGACCTGTCCGAGGTCGAGTGGCTGTTCTGGGTCGGCTGCGCCGGTGCCTACGAAGACCGCGCCAAGAAGACGACCCAGGCGGTAGCCGAGCTGCTGCACCTCGCCGACGTCGACTTCGCGGTCCTCGGCGACGGCGAGACCTGCACCGGCGATCCGGCGCGTCGTTCCGGCAACGAGTTCGTGTACTCGATGCTCGCGATGCAGAACGCCGAGGTGTTCAAGGAGACCAAGGCGAAGAAGGTCGTCGCCACCTGCGCGCACTGCTTCAACACCTTGAAGAACGAGTACGCCGAGTTCGGTGTCGAGCTCGAGGTCGTGCACCACACGCAGTTGCTCAACCGGCTCGTACGCGAGGGCAAGCTCACGCCGGTCGCGCCTTCGGGCAGCGGCTCAGTCGGCGCGAAGACGATCACGTACCACGATCCGTGCTACCTCGGTCGCCACAACCAGGTGTACGAGCCGCCGCGCGAGTTGCTGGACGTCATCCCGAACACCACGTTCAACGAGATGCCCCGCAACTCCGAGCGGTCGTTCTGCTGTGGTGCCGGCGGCGCGCGGATGTGGATGGAAGAGAACATCGGTCAGCGGATCAACGTCAACCGCACGGAGGAGGCGATCGCGACCGGCGCCGACCAGATCGCCGTCGGCTGCCCGTTCTGCCGGGTGATGCTCTCCGATGGCCTGACGCTGAAGCAGTCCGAGGGTGAGGCTCGCGAGGAGGTCGAGGTCCTCGACGTGGCGCAGATGCTGCTGGCATCGGTCAAGCGTGGCGAGGAGCCGGAGCCGAGTACCGCCGAGTAGACCCCGAAGACGTGAAGCGGCCCCGATCGAACTCCGATCGGGGCCGTCGCGCGTACGACCGCCGGGGGTCGCGGTCGTACGCGCGAGTTTTTGGTTGGCTACAGCGCGAGCGCGACCCTGGTGTCCCAGTCGGGTCGTAGCCGGTACTTCGGGCAGATCGTGCCGTTCTCGTGGTGGCCCTCGATCCCGCAGAACGGGCAGGCTCCCGAGCGGATGTGCGGGTCGAGGCTCATGCAGGAGCCGATCTGCTCACCACGCACCTTGTAGTTGAACACCACCTTGGCGGGCGATCCACAGGTGCAAACCTCACCCGGCTCTGCCGGACGTCGTCCAAGCTGTCGCTTCTTCCCGAACATGGCGGTCACTCCCTTCCCAGCCATCCGGGGTACGAACGCCGTCGCCGTGTCGCCGAAATCCGCCGACACGGAACAGCTTCGCTACCCTGCTGCCTCACTAGTGAGGCAGGTAACTAGGCTAGCACCATCCTCGCCACTTCACTAGTGAAGCAGTTAGGCTCAGCCCATGACGATCGATCACACCGATCCGCGCTCCCCCTCGCAACAGATCGCCGACGACCTTCGCGAGCAGATCAATGACGGTCAGTTCGCCGCCGGCGACCCGCTCCCGTCGGAGAGGACCCTCGTCGAGCTGTACGGCACCGCCCCGCAGACGACCCGCCAGGCGATCGCGATCCTCAAGTCCGAGGGTCTCGTCGTGGGCAAGCCGGGCCGCGGCATCTTCATCCGCGAGCGGCTGCCGATCGTCCGGGTCGGCTCCGATCACCGCGCCCAATGGCGCAAGCGCACCGGCCAGTCGCCGATGCAGGCCGAGGCGGAAGCCAACGGGTTGTCCTGGTACCAGGAGGTGCTCGCACTGGAAACCGTCCCCGCTCCCGACTGGGTCGCGGACCGGTTCGAGATCGAGCGCGGCCAAGAGGTCTTCGTACGCCGCCGCCGAACCTGGATCGAGAACGTACCGACCCAGCTGGCCGACAGCTACTACCAGCTCGCCGACGTCGAGGGCACCCGGATCATGTCCGAGGACACCGGACCCGGCGGTAGCTACGCTCAGCTCGAGGAGCGCGGGCTCGTCCTCGCGAAGTTTCGCGAAGAGATAGGCATCCGGATGCCCACGCCGGACGAGACCCGCCGCCTGCGGCTCGGGCCCGGCATCCCGGTCGCCGAGATGTGGCGAGTCGCGTTCACCGCGGAGCGTCCGATCGAGGTGTTCCGGTCTGTACTGGCCGGCAACAGCCACGTGTTCGTCTACGAATTCGATGCGCCCGTGTGACCGGCCGCGCGTGCACGTACGAAGGCCGCTCACTCCCCTGTGGTGAGCGGCCTTCGTACGAGGCGTCCTGGCGAATCCGCACTCAGGCGTCGCGGCGGGTGAACCGAATCGCTGCCAGCGCGACAACTGCCGCGAGCTCGAGGCAGAACACTCCGAAGCCGGTCCACGGCGCGAGCGCATTGGGGTCGAAGTTGACGACGAACGTGATGCTGCTGCCCGCGTTGCCCGGCATCAGCTTCGTGATCCACTCGCCGGTCTCACCCGGGATGAGCATCACCAGGTTGCCGACAACGAAGATCATGGCCAGCGCGATGGAGATCGCCGCCGCGGTGTGCCGAACGAGGAACGCGAGCGCAGCCGCAAAGAGTGCCAGGCCGGCGAGGTAGAGGCCGCAGCCGAACATCGCGCGGATGACGCCCTCGTCGCCGAGCGGCACGCCGACGTCCTTGGCGTCCAAGAACGGGTTGCCGGCGAAGTACCCGGCGAACGCCGTCACGGTGCCGCCGACGAACAGCACCCCGGCCAGTACCGCGTACTTCGCGAACATCACCCGAGTCCGCCTGGGCGTCGCAGCCAACGTCGTACGAATCATTCCGCTCGAGTACTCGCTCGAAACGGCGAGTGCTCCGAGCACCACAGCGGTGACCTGCGCGATCATCATGCCCCAGGTGACGAATGACCCGGGGTCCTCACCGGCCTCACCGCTGGCGATCCCGTCGGCCGTTGTGGCGCAGATCAGCACGGTGAGCCCGGCGCCGAAGGCGAACAGCGCGACCATGGTCCAGACGCTGGACCGTACGCTCCACAGCTTGATCCACT
The sequence above is drawn from the Nocardioidaceae bacterium SCSIO 66511 genome and encodes:
- a CDS encoding IclR family transcriptional regulator, with translation MSRPVPAATAALRVLRFLSAQAAPVPAARLADEAGLPRSSAYHLLTAMEREGFVTHYADDRLWGIGLAAYEVGVGYSRQEPLARLSRMPIAQLVDTVGQSAHLAILHGREVVYVLEERAPGKPPLVTDVGVRLPAALTASGRAILSTQSAAQVRALFPDRQSFVDRHGRGPASPTALRHLLSDTRTRGFATEDGEVTPGFVSVAVAIDSPPGAATLASVAVTYDSRRDSPATDELAAAVRAAAQAISARLRGASARTLGQH
- a CDS encoding (Fe-S)-binding protein → MQIVAIVLSLAITVVTIPVIVMAIMRMLGVIRMGQPAIGRSDNPGARTLTMLKETVLHTRMLQWTWVGVMHWFAFAAFIFLSTAVGAAYFQLFDVDFQWPIVGHWYPFEWFSEFIGLLGAIGIIVLIVYRQVKHPRRLERGSRFYGSTFWQAYFVEIFVLVESSAILFIRGAEYNLGVAAGHDNATRAHFPLSSYIGDLYPSSVTANENLVYAIAAIKVILAMVWLLVIARNLTMGVAWHRFTAWFNIWFKRESDGGTALGGLRPIMVDGKPLDFENIEELDEDAALGVGKVDDFTWKGILDFTTCTECGRCQDQCPAWNTEKPLSPKLLMMGLREQAYAKAGGDESAAERSLIGKGDEDSWFYNPDGGDFVIDEDVLWSCTSCGACVQQCPVDIEHVDHIVDMRRYQVLVESNFPTELNQLFKGLENKGNPWNMSPNARMDWAKDLDFEVKQVGSDVEDLSEVEWLFWVGCAGAYEDRAKKTTQAVAELLHLADVDFAVLGDGETCTGDPARRSGNEFVYSMLAMQNAEVFKETKAKKVVATCAHCFNTLKNEYAEFGVELEVVHHTQLLNRLVREGKLTPVAPSGSGSVGAKTITYHDPCYLGRHNQVYEPPRELLDVIPNTTFNEMPRNSERSFCCGAGGARMWMEENIGQRINVNRTEEAIATGADQIAVGCPFCRVMLSDGLTLKQSEGEAREEVEVLDVAQMLLASVKRGEEPEPSTAE
- a CDS encoding GntR family transcriptional regulator, translating into MTIDHTDPRSPSQQIADDLREQINDGQFAAGDPLPSERTLVELYGTAPQTTRQAIAILKSEGLVVGKPGRGIFIRERLPIVRVGSDHRAQWRKRTGQSPMQAEAEANGLSWYQEVLALETVPAPDWVADRFEIERGQEVFVRRRRTWIENVPTQLADSYYQLADVEGTRIMSEDTGPGGSYAQLEERGLVLAKFREEIGIRMPTPDETRRLRLGPGIPVAEMWRVAFTAERPIEVFRSVLAGNSHVFVYEFDAPV
- a CDS encoding ABC transporter permease, which translates into the protein MTAIEATETPVRTRAPELSISHALRAEWIKLWSVRSSVWTMVALFAFGAGLTVLICATTADGIASGEAGEDPGSFVTWGMMIAQVTAVVLGALAVSSEYSSGMIRTTLAATPRRTRVMFAKYAVLAGVLFVGGTVTAFAGYFAGNPFLDAKDVGVPLGDEGVIRAMFGCGLYLAGLALFAAALAFLVRHTAAAISIALAMIFVVGNLVMLIPGETGEWITKLMPGNAGSSITFVVNFDPNALAPWTGFGVFCLELAAVVALAAIRFTRRDA